Proteins from one Microbacterium faecale genomic window:
- a CDS encoding branched-chain amino acid ABC transporter permease produces MATIASTGALRTQGAYRDLIRKDSRVFRSAITRYGALLLVALAVVLPLSTADSFLLSLGITVGFFSIGAIGLNVLNGYAGQINLGQPFFLAVGAFTAVGFGSNLDLPFPVWLLAVVVIGALSGVLVAPLALRLKGVYQIVLSLGLIFIGHYIFVNWSDLSGGVSGRRAPLDLSIGPLDFAALELGGMTYGYQQGLFMLVWLFVALCMFLVHLLMKSPAGRHIVALRDAELAARVTGINPTRSMCGVFAICSAMGALSGAFYVAQLRFVSPEQFSLEMGLQFIIIVTVGGLSTAWGPVLGSLVICSLPVLASRYSEHIPFLKANSSLPDGTWGIPVGQFPVVIYGLLLVVILMFEPRGLTHLIKVLSQWLARPLLRVLRRRSATEEAS; encoded by the coding sequence ATGGCCACTATCGCCAGCACAGGAGCGCTGCGTACGCAGGGCGCCTACAGGGACCTGATCCGCAAGGACAGTCGCGTCTTCCGCAGCGCGATCACGCGGTACGGAGCGCTTCTGCTCGTCGCGCTCGCCGTCGTCCTTCCACTGAGCACTGCAGACTCGTTCCTGCTTTCGCTCGGGATCACCGTCGGGTTCTTCTCGATCGGGGCGATCGGACTGAACGTCCTGAACGGCTACGCCGGCCAGATCAACCTCGGCCAGCCCTTTTTCTTGGCCGTCGGCGCGTTCACCGCGGTCGGCTTCGGGTCGAACCTCGACCTGCCGTTCCCGGTCTGGCTGCTCGCCGTCGTCGTCATCGGTGCGCTCTCCGGAGTGCTCGTCGCGCCCTTGGCGCTGCGGCTCAAGGGCGTGTACCAGATCGTACTCAGTCTCGGTCTGATCTTCATCGGCCACTACATCTTCGTGAACTGGAGCGACCTCAGCGGCGGGGTGAGCGGTCGCCGTGCCCCTCTGGACCTGTCGATCGGGCCGCTCGACTTCGCCGCGCTGGAGCTGGGTGGGATGACCTACGGCTACCAGCAGGGCTTGTTCATGTTGGTGTGGCTGTTCGTCGCGCTGTGCATGTTCCTCGTGCACCTGCTCATGAAGTCGCCGGCAGGTCGGCACATCGTCGCTCTGCGCGACGCCGAGCTCGCCGCACGGGTGACCGGCATCAATCCGACGCGCAGCATGTGCGGCGTGTTCGCGATCTGCAGTGCGATGGGCGCATTGAGCGGGGCGTTCTACGTGGCACAGCTGCGTTTCGTGAGTCCCGAGCAGTTCAGCCTCGAGATGGGGCTGCAATTCATCATCATCGTCACCGTCGGCGGACTGTCCACGGCGTGGGGCCCCGTGCTCGGCAGCCTCGTGATCTGCTCGCTTCCGGTCCTGGCGAGCCGGTACTCCGAGCACATCCCCTTCCTCAAGGCGAACTCCTCACTGCCGGACGGGACCTGGGGCATTCCGGTCGGACAGTTCCCCGTGGTGATCTACGGCCTGCTGCTGGTCGTGATCCTGATGTTCGAGCCCCGCGGTCTCACCCACCTGATCAAGGTCCTCTCGCAGTGGCTCGCCCGACCTCTGCTCCGCGTGCTCCGACGTCGGTCGGCCACGGAAGAGGCGTCGTGA
- a CDS encoding ABC transporter substrate-binding protein — MKRTRITGGLALAAAAGVLLAGCAGTPTGGGGGDAGGSSGELVGGPGVDVDAQTIRIGALVPVSGVFAGAITNIEGLDAAFHRATEPGGVLEGWTVEVDNQDTKYDAATAIPLYEGFKGDIAMISVVLGSTIIDAMLPSIEADNMTLIPGGTTPNLQFEDHLIPSFPMTSAHASSLIPYAIDEYDVGDETFCTLAVEDTLGSYVVENFDFTVEALDLTKGVDTTFEPTAEQLTAQIAALKDADCGVVMTGGTGGFLQTLAVQAAQQDYAPLVLAGNSSYNITLATGPGSEWLAENAIISVPGDEWLGTDAPGQAMLIADLEAINPDFTPSANAHLTGYVNGLLTAEILARAIDAGDLSRDGIADAARNFGTWEDELGLVGGDVVVGATAAENVPPSGLSMFRIDESVPTGLKLESYNYDSDVSRDYIESVKP, encoded by the coding sequence ATGAAGAGGACGAGAATCACAGGAGGACTCGCACTCGCGGCCGCCGCCGGAGTGCTGCTCGCCGGATGCGCCGGCACGCCTACCGGGGGCGGAGGTGGCGACGCGGGCGGCTCGTCAGGCGAGTTGGTCGGCGGACCCGGTGTCGATGTCGACGCGCAGACGATCCGCATCGGCGCGCTCGTGCCGGTGTCCGGCGTGTTCGCGGGCGCGATCACGAACATCGAGGGCCTCGATGCCGCGTTCCACCGGGCCACCGAACCCGGCGGCGTGCTCGAGGGCTGGACCGTCGAGGTCGACAACCAGGACACGAAGTACGACGCCGCGACCGCGATCCCGCTCTATGAGGGCTTCAAGGGGGACATCGCGATGATCTCGGTCGTACTGGGGTCGACCATCATCGACGCCATGCTGCCGTCGATCGAGGCCGACAACATGACCCTCATCCCGGGTGGGACGACACCGAACCTCCAGTTCGAGGATCACCTCATCCCGAGCTTCCCGATGACGAGCGCGCACGCCTCGAGCCTGATCCCGTACGCGATCGACGAGTACGACGTCGGCGACGAGACGTTCTGCACCCTCGCGGTGGAGGATACCCTCGGCAGCTACGTGGTCGAGAACTTTGACTTCACGGTCGAAGCGCTGGATCTCACGAAGGGCGTCGACACGACCTTCGAGCCCACCGCCGAGCAGCTGACCGCACAGATCGCCGCGCTGAAGGACGCGGACTGCGGCGTCGTGATGACGGGCGGCACCGGTGGCTTCCTGCAGACGCTCGCGGTCCAGGCGGCGCAGCAGGACTACGCACCGCTCGTGCTCGCGGGCAACTCCTCGTACAACATCACCCTCGCGACGGGCCCCGGATCGGAGTGGCTGGCCGAGAACGCGATCATCTCCGTGCCGGGCGACGAATGGCTGGGAACAGATGCGCCCGGCCAGGCGATGCTGATCGCGGATCTCGAGGCCATCAACCCGGACTTCACTCCGTCGGCCAACGCCCACCTGACCGGGTACGTGAACGGTCTCCTCACGGCGGAGATCCTGGCACGCGCCATCGATGCCGGTGACCTCAGCCGCGACGGCATCGCGGACGCGGCACGCAACTTCGGCACCTGGGAGGACGAGCTCGGCCTCGTCGGAGGGGACGTCGTCGTCGGCGCGACGGCCGCGGAGAATGTACCGCCGAGCGGGCTCTCGATGTTCCGCATCGACGAGTCAGTTCCGACCGGGCTCAAGCTTGAGTCCTACAACTACGACTCGGACGTGTCGCGCGACTACATCGAGTCCGTCAAGCCGTAA
- a CDS encoding ABC transporter ATP-binding protein, whose product MSGPLLKANDITVRFGGVTAVDSVTFDVERGELFAIIGPNGAGKTTLFNCLSGLVKYSGQIEFDGASITGRRADQVAQVGIARTFQNLGLFSSMTVLENVLVGRASKITAGVPSGLIWYGKARRQDIDAREHAYEVLNVMGLTDLAHTPIKSLPYGTRKRVELAKAAVVAPQLLLLDEPVAGLNDAETEEVIEAVLKLKEAMNLTIVLIEHDTFLVMDVADRILALNFGQKIGLGTAADIQANDRVVEAYLGTTDTGPSAPIRGENR is encoded by the coding sequence GTGAGCGGCCCACTGCTGAAAGCTAACGACATCACCGTCCGGTTCGGCGGTGTCACCGCCGTCGACAGTGTGACCTTCGATGTCGAGCGAGGCGAGCTCTTCGCCATCATCGGACCGAACGGGGCGGGCAAGACGACCTTATTCAACTGCCTCAGCGGGCTCGTGAAGTATTCAGGACAGATCGAGTTCGACGGTGCGTCGATTACCGGCCGCCGAGCCGATCAGGTGGCGCAGGTGGGGATCGCGCGCACCTTCCAGAACCTCGGACTGTTCTCCAGCATGACGGTGTTGGAGAACGTGCTGGTCGGGCGTGCCAGCAAGATCACGGCCGGTGTTCCGTCGGGCTTGATCTGGTACGGGAAGGCCCGTCGCCAGGACATCGACGCGCGTGAGCACGCCTATGAGGTCCTCAACGTCATGGGGCTGACCGACCTGGCTCACACCCCGATCAAGAGCCTTCCGTACGGCACTCGCAAGCGCGTGGAACTGGCCAAGGCCGCCGTCGTCGCCCCCCAGCTCCTGCTCCTCGACGAACCCGTCGCGGGCCTGAACGATGCAGAGACGGAAGAGGTCATCGAGGCGGTGCTGAAGCTGAAGGAAGCGATGAACCTGACCATCGTCCTCATCGAACACGACACGTTCCTCGTGATGGACGTGGCCGATCGCATCCTCGCCCTCAACTTCGGGCAGAAGATCGGCCTCGGTACCGCGGCTGACATCCAGGCCAACGACCGTGTCGTCGAAGCGTATCTGGGAACGACCGACACCGGCCCCTCCGCACCGATCAGGGGAGAGAACCGCTGA
- a CDS encoding branched-chain amino acid ABC transporter permease: MTTFVQILLSGVALGFLYALVSLSFVVLLKATGHFNLLPGSFVLLGAYSLFQLHQNMGVNFWLALALAIIIIAALGLVIHYLIFQRIDRAAEGHAAGLAILLVTIGLLSLSQATAVSSWGAEVMLLGDPWRLRTALIAGVSISQRDIWVIVLSLIVLAIFYMVMQHTRVGIGMRALASDPQAAFVQGINPRRVAPYAWLMSAGAAVIAGVLMATEAGGGLRPTLDVVAFTALPALILGGIRSLPGCAVGGLVLGILQQLAAGYAPSGLGQGFATVLPWLIMIVVLLVRPSGLFATREFRRA, translated from the coding sequence ATGACCACCTTCGTGCAGATCCTCCTTTCCGGTGTCGCACTGGGATTCCTCTACGCCCTGGTGTCGCTGAGCTTCGTCGTCCTACTCAAAGCCACCGGTCACTTCAACCTGCTGCCCGGATCCTTCGTGCTTCTCGGTGCCTACTCGCTGTTTCAACTGCACCAAAACATGGGAGTGAACTTCTGGCTCGCGCTGGCCCTCGCGATCATCATCATCGCGGCGCTTGGCCTGGTCATCCACTACCTGATCTTCCAGCGCATCGATCGGGCGGCCGAAGGCCACGCGGCGGGCTTGGCGATCCTCCTGGTCACCATCGGATTGCTCAGCCTGAGCCAAGCGACGGCGGTGTCGAGCTGGGGCGCCGAGGTGATGCTGTTGGGCGACCCGTGGCGACTGCGCACGGCGCTGATCGCCGGCGTCAGCATCTCGCAGCGCGATATCTGGGTGATCGTGCTCAGCCTGATCGTGCTGGCCATCTTCTACATGGTGATGCAGCACACCCGGGTCGGAATAGGTATGCGTGCGCTCGCCAGCGATCCGCAGGCCGCATTCGTGCAGGGGATCAACCCGCGTCGCGTCGCGCCGTATGCATGGTTGATGAGCGCCGGTGCCGCCGTCATCGCCGGCGTCTTGATGGCCACGGAAGCGGGCGGTGGCCTGCGGCCGACTCTCGACGTGGTCGCGTTCACGGCGCTGCCCGCCCTGATCCTCGGCGGCATCCGCTCTCTGCCCGGCTGTGCCGTCGGCGGACTCGTGCTCGGCATCCTCCAGCAGCTCGCCGCGGGGTACGCGCCATCGGGCCTGGGCCAGGGGTTCGCCACCGTGCTGCCGTGGCTCATCATGATCGTCGTCCTGCTTGTCCGCCCCAGTGGTCTGTTCGCCACGCGTGAATTCCGGAGGGCTTGA
- a CDS encoding flavin reductase, whose product MTSQNGSAVRYGIELGLPIVDENVFRNVVGHFASGVTVITTADGDHLYGTTVSAVSSLSAEPPMMLICLNRSSVTHDAVSRSGRYAINILASSQGEIARAFARKGDDKFAGVEHTISEHGLPLLSNTLASIECVVNETAVGGTHTIFLGRVVAAEARDGEPLAYYRGTFGNLERALESAAYEGTRDWVLRRRTPLHETIDVEVVAAELRLEPALVNNALIRLATESLVHAVDGGAYEPTPMTAELVDKLYGSRETIETGVLERYLADVDDEQLQGVRRLADQLLEIMPTTADELEQFLELNQDLHAAIVDFSGSRQLTASYRALNVATVWRETYEPEDWRSQLGPSFVPRLVEALEKRDVEAARAVVCEQVAFVTQGAKTVIAAHGGQV is encoded by the coding sequence ATGACCAGTCAGAACGGAAGTGCGGTGCGCTACGGCATCGAGCTCGGACTGCCCATCGTCGACGAGAACGTGTTCCGAAACGTCGTCGGTCACTTCGCTTCCGGCGTCACGGTGATCACCACGGCCGATGGCGATCACCTGTATGGCACGACCGTCTCCGCCGTCTCTTCGCTGTCGGCCGAGCCTCCGATGATGCTCATCTGTTTGAACAGGTCCAGCGTCACGCATGACGCGGTGAGCCGTTCCGGACGCTATGCGATCAACATCCTCGCGTCCTCGCAAGGGGAGATCGCCCGCGCCTTCGCACGCAAGGGCGACGACAAGTTCGCCGGCGTCGAGCACACGATCAGCGAGCACGGCCTGCCGCTGCTGAGCAATACGCTCGCGTCCATCGAGTGCGTCGTCAATGAAACCGCGGTCGGCGGGACCCACACGATCTTCCTTGGGCGCGTGGTCGCGGCCGAGGCACGCGACGGCGAGCCTCTCGCCTACTACCGCGGCACGTTCGGCAACCTGGAGCGCGCGCTCGAGAGCGCCGCCTACGAGGGCACGCGCGACTGGGTGCTGCGTCGCCGGACGCCCCTCCACGAAACCATCGATGTCGAAGTCGTCGCCGCCGAGCTCCGACTCGAACCCGCGCTGGTGAACAACGCCCTGATCCGCCTCGCTACCGAATCGCTCGTCCACGCCGTCGACGGTGGTGCGTATGAGCCCACGCCGATGACGGCCGAACTCGTCGACAAACTCTATGGCTCGCGCGAGACAATCGAAACGGGTGTGCTCGAGCGCTACCTCGCCGACGTGGACGACGAGCAGCTGCAGGGCGTTCGACGACTGGCGGATCAGCTCCTCGAGATCATGCCGACGACCGCCGACGAGCTCGAGCAGTTCTTGGAGCTGAACCAGGACCTGCACGCCGCGATCGTCGACTTCTCCGGATCGCGTCAGCTCACAGCCAGTTATCGCGCACTGAACGTCGCCACAGTCTGGCGCGAGACCTACGAACCCGAGGACTGGCGCAGCCAGCTCGGCCCCTCATTCGTTCCCCGTCTCGTCGAGGCGCTCGAGAAACGTGACGTCGAGGCGGCTCGGGCGGTCGTGTGCGAGCAGGTCGCGTTCGTCACGCAGGGCGCGAAGACCGTCATCGCGGCGCACGGCGGGCAAGTCTGA
- a CDS encoding SDR family NAD(P)-dependent oxidoreductase, which translates to MEDHVQDFEDRVALITGGASGVGLGQAYALGERGCRVAIVDVRQDALETAATALAESGVDVLPLQFDIRERDAWESAADRIERHFDAPITLLFNTAGVNGFGPLEKATYADFDWVFGVNFGGVVNGIQTVLPRMLAAGQGGHIMSVASMAGFQGSPAAAIYAASKAAVINLMESYALTLAPLGVGVSVLCPASVRSDIANTLNRRPAELAEGSSFNDDPEFVALQHRLYAGGMEPRELAQHVCDAIENERFWVLPFTETREGLRDYFDTIIAAYDDYDTDETAAAGRAAAFERYRRDSEALRSAGSA; encoded by the coding sequence ATGGAGGATCACGTGCAGGACTTCGAAGACCGGGTCGCACTCATCACGGGAGGCGCTTCGGGCGTCGGGCTCGGCCAGGCGTATGCGCTGGGAGAGCGCGGCTGCCGCGTCGCGATCGTCGACGTGCGACAGGACGCGTTGGAGACCGCCGCCACAGCGCTCGCCGAGAGCGGCGTGGACGTTCTCCCGCTACAGTTCGACATCCGTGAGCGTGACGCGTGGGAATCTGCTGCGGACCGAATCGAGCGTCACTTCGATGCGCCGATCACGCTGCTGTTCAACACAGCCGGAGTCAATGGCTTCGGCCCGCTGGAGAAAGCGACGTACGCCGACTTCGATTGGGTCTTCGGCGTGAACTTCGGCGGAGTCGTCAACGGCATCCAGACCGTGCTGCCCCGGATGCTCGCCGCGGGCCAGGGCGGACACATCATGTCCGTCGCCTCGATGGCTGGTTTTCAGGGGAGCCCGGCCGCGGCCATCTACGCCGCGTCGAAGGCGGCCGTCATTAATCTGATGGAGAGTTACGCGCTGACCCTCGCCCCGCTGGGGGTCGGGGTGTCGGTCCTCTGCCCGGCGAGCGTGCGCAGCGACATCGCGAACACGCTCAACCGTCGTCCGGCGGAACTCGCCGAGGGTTCCAGCTTCAATGACGACCCGGAGTTCGTCGCATTGCAGCACCGTCTCTATGCCGGCGGCATGGAGCCTCGGGAACTCGCGCAGCACGTCTGCGACGCGATCGAGAACGAACGTTTCTGGGTGCTTCCCTTCACCGAGACCCGAGAGGGGCTGCGCGACTACTTCGACACGATCATCGCCGCCTACGACGACTACGACACCGACGAAACTGCTGCCGCCGGGCGGGCGGCCGCGTTCGAGCGTTATCGTCGGGACTCCGAGGCGCTGCGCAGCGCGGGATCTGCATAG
- a CDS encoding ABC transporter ATP-binding protein, whose product MSPETRPRTQNEPMLELTGLSVSYSGGAVRALQDVSLTVHRGQIVVLLGVNGAGKTTTLSTVCGLLPFTGGTVDAGTVLFDGEDLKGKNPSSRVHRGISMVMEGRRVFPDLTVEENLVAGGFTRTAAESREARDRVLTMFPILAGRRKQMAGLMSGGEQQMLAIGRALMQRPTLLMLDEPSLGLAPLIVQQIKQHIVDINAEGTSVLLIEQNAAMALSIADYAYVLDGKTVAHHGTGAELLADSSVQELYLGIAGEGRRSFRGAREERREGGPL is encoded by the coding sequence GTGTCACCCGAAACCCGACCACGGACGCAGAACGAACCGATGCTCGAACTCACCGGCCTTTCGGTGAGCTACTCCGGGGGCGCTGTCCGCGCCCTGCAGGACGTCAGCCTCACCGTCCACCGGGGACAGATCGTGGTGCTGCTGGGCGTCAACGGCGCGGGCAAGACGACGACGCTGTCCACCGTCTGCGGCCTGCTGCCGTTCACCGGGGGAACCGTCGACGCCGGCACCGTCCTGTTCGACGGGGAAGACCTCAAGGGGAAGAACCCGTCCTCGCGCGTCCACCGCGGAATCTCGATGGTGATGGAAGGACGCCGTGTGTTTCCCGACCTCACCGTCGAAGAGAACCTCGTCGCCGGCGGATTCACGCGCACCGCCGCGGAGTCGCGCGAGGCGCGCGACCGGGTTCTCACGATGTTCCCCATCCTTGCGGGCCGTCGCAAGCAGATGGCTGGCCTGATGTCCGGCGGAGAGCAGCAGATGCTCGCCATCGGTCGCGCGCTCATGCAGCGCCCGACGCTTCTCATGCTCGATGAGCCGTCGCTGGGGCTCGCGCCGCTCATCGTCCAGCAGATCAAACAGCACATCGTCGACATCAACGCCGAAGGCACCAGCGTGCTGCTGATCGAACAGAACGCCGCGATGGCACTGTCGATCGCCGACTACGCCTATGTCCTCGATGGCAAGACGGTGGCCCACCACGGAACCGGAGCGGAGCTGCTCGCCGACTCCTCCGTGCAGGAGCTCTACCTCGGCATAGCCGGCGAAGGGCGCCGATCCTTCCGTGGCGCGCGCGAAGAGCGAAGAGAAGGAGGTCCGCTGTGA
- a CDS encoding sigma-54-dependent Fis family transcriptional regulator encodes MEPTTIVAPRPSFAARFDEDCRGRVASAHERFLAGAEGVGDVSPEILNSWVRSRDLGVDPTGRDLPTHGHADQRVRKLVDAATPVMEALGDQCRDSDAWAMLLDRECVQVAPIMGDERIVRESTQRGAGIGATFHEARVGTNGAGLSAERLESFLVVGEEHFRFSEQNLATVGVPLRDPLGRMAGVLVMCQRIRSANHMIVPYTQSIARAIDEQLALATDGDEQLLFEAFSRHSRRPSLAVVGMNDEVFVANSAAQQLLRVDAATDVLREAVLDVAGRGRSRLIRLALGDDMFRVHCRVVELSQGRHGAVASLTRVDKPRAIAVGKTIDPVARAVELGISVLVTGEAGSGRAHRVRTAADVSEIDGASAAAAPDEWRTRFDALADAGPTLIRNIDVLDESLRARVVEKARTATRWFSATARSVDPELDGAFPVTVSVAPLRERTGELPALVASILSDLGGQGVRCAPEALSVLTRHTWSGNVAQLRRVLASALVKLDGGGVITVSHLPREMAESGRSNSREGLLARTERELVFEALRDANWNRDDAAHALGISRATMYRRIRQFGFRVPSSR; translated from the coding sequence ATGGAACCGACCACGATCGTCGCTCCGCGGCCGAGTTTCGCCGCGCGTTTCGACGAGGACTGCAGGGGACGCGTCGCGAGCGCCCACGAGCGGTTCCTCGCGGGCGCCGAGGGCGTCGGCGATGTCTCCCCAGAGATCCTGAACTCGTGGGTGCGCTCGCGGGACCTCGGCGTTGATCCGACTGGACGGGATCTTCCTACCCACGGGCACGCTGATCAGCGCGTGCGCAAGTTGGTCGACGCCGCGACACCGGTCATGGAGGCGCTCGGTGACCAGTGCCGAGACTCGGATGCCTGGGCGATGCTGCTCGACCGCGAGTGCGTTCAGGTCGCTCCGATCATGGGGGACGAGCGCATCGTGCGCGAGAGCACGCAGCGCGGCGCGGGCATCGGGGCCACGTTCCACGAGGCGCGCGTGGGGACGAACGGCGCGGGACTCTCGGCCGAGCGCCTGGAGTCGTTTCTCGTCGTCGGCGAGGAGCACTTCCGGTTCTCCGAGCAGAACCTCGCGACGGTTGGTGTGCCCCTTCGCGACCCGCTCGGCCGCATGGCCGGCGTCCTCGTCATGTGTCAGCGTATTCGCTCGGCGAACCACATGATCGTGCCGTACACCCAGAGCATCGCGCGTGCGATCGATGAGCAGCTCGCGCTCGCCACTGACGGCGACGAGCAACTGCTGTTCGAGGCGTTCTCACGGCATTCGCGTCGCCCATCGCTTGCGGTCGTCGGCATGAATGACGAGGTCTTCGTCGCCAACAGCGCCGCCCAGCAGCTCCTGCGCGTCGACGCCGCGACGGACGTGCTTCGCGAGGCCGTTCTGGACGTCGCCGGGCGAGGCCGTTCTCGGCTGATCCGGTTGGCTCTCGGAGACGACATGTTCCGCGTGCACTGCCGCGTCGTCGAACTGTCGCAAGGGCGTCACGGCGCCGTAGCATCGCTCACGCGCGTCGACAAGCCGCGCGCGATCGCGGTCGGGAAGACGATCGACCCGGTCGCCCGGGCCGTCGAACTCGGCATCTCCGTCCTGGTCACCGGCGAGGCAGGATCCGGTCGCGCCCACCGCGTGCGGACCGCTGCGGACGTGAGCGAGATTGATGGCGCATCCGCGGCCGCCGCGCCTGATGAGTGGCGAACTCGGTTTGACGCTCTCGCCGACGCGGGGCCGACGCTGATCCGCAATATCGATGTGCTGGACGAGTCGCTTCGAGCCCGCGTGGTCGAAAAGGCGCGGACTGCCACGCGCTGGTTCTCTGCGACCGCGCGCTCCGTCGATCCGGAACTGGACGGCGCCTTCCCCGTCACCGTGTCCGTTGCTCCGCTGCGCGAACGGACGGGGGAGTTGCCGGCTCTGGTGGCGTCCATCCTGTCCGACCTGGGCGGTCAGGGCGTGCGCTGTGCTCCCGAGGCGCTGAGTGTGCTGACGAGACACACCTGGTCGGGCAACGTGGCGCAGCTGCGACGGGTCCTCGCCTCCGCGCTGGTCAAGCTCGACGGGGGCGGCGTGATCACGGTGTCACACCTGCCACGCGAGATGGCCGAGAGTGGCCGAAGCAACTCGCGCGAAGGTCTGCTCGCGCGCACCGAGCGAGAGCTCGTGTTCGAGGCACTGCGCGATGCCAACTGGAATCGTGACGACGCGGCTCACGCGCTCGGCATCTCACGAGCGACCATGTACCGGCGCATTCGGCAGTTCGGGTTCCGGGTGCCGAGCAGCCGGTGA
- a CDS encoding SDR family NAD(P)-dependent oxidoreductase codes for MTSYSGRVAFITGGASGAGFGQAGVFGRAGARIAIADIRRDALDRAVDELREQGIDALGIPLDVTDRRAYAAAADSVEDHFGEPVTLLFNTAGVNGFGSVEAMTVEDYDWLLGVNLGGVVNGLCTFVPRMIAARRGGHVVSVASIGGFEGGRMTAPYSAAKAAVISLMESYATVLPDHGIGVTVLCPANIRSGIADAHATRPEPAEGTGVVTDDDFVDALREVYSHGMDPEHLAIHLERAMAAGELYAIPYPEVRDDLERKFGAVLDVIPEVDELVPDGAERRLRALARFRAAARDRAQEAPRA; via the coding sequence GTGACGAGCTACTCCGGCCGGGTCGCCTTCATCACCGGCGGCGCTTCGGGCGCGGGTTTCGGACAGGCAGGTGTATTCGGGCGTGCCGGGGCGCGGATCGCAATCGCCGACATTCGCCGTGACGCGCTCGATCGCGCGGTCGACGAACTCCGCGAGCAGGGGATCGATGCGCTCGGCATTCCGCTCGACGTTACCGATCGTCGGGCGTACGCCGCCGCCGCGGACAGCGTGGAAGATCACTTCGGTGAGCCCGTGACGCTCCTGTTCAACACCGCCGGAGTGAATGGCTTCGGCTCGGTCGAGGCCATGACCGTCGAGGACTACGACTGGCTGCTTGGCGTGAACCTCGGCGGCGTCGTGAACGGCTTGTGCACCTTCGTCCCGCGCATGATCGCGGCACGGCGGGGTGGTCACGTCGTCTCGGTGGCGTCCATCGGCGGCTTCGAGGGCGGGCGGATGACGGCGCCGTATTCAGCGGCGAAGGCCGCCGTTATCAGCTTGATGGAAAGCTACGCGACGGTCCTCCCTGACCACGGGATCGGAGTGACGGTGCTGTGCCCGGCGAACATCCGTTCGGGTATCGCCGACGCGCACGCGACGCGGCCCGAGCCCGCCGAAGGCACCGGCGTGGTCACGGACGATGATTTCGTCGACGCACTGCGCGAGGTGTATTCGCACGGCATGGACCCGGAGCACCTCGCCATCCACCTGGAGCGCGCCATGGCCGCCGGCGAGCTCTATGCGATCCCGTACCCTGAGGTGCGCGACGACCTCGAGCGGAAGTTCGGTGCGGTCCTGGATGTGATCCCCGAGGTGGACGAACTCGTTCCCGACGGCGCCGAACGGAGACTTCGCGCGCTGGCCCGCTTTCGTGCCGCTGCCCGCGACCGCGCGCAGGAGGCTCCGCGTGCGTAG